A genomic window from Punica granatum isolate Tunisia-2019 chromosome 2, ASM765513v2, whole genome shotgun sequence includes:
- the LOC116198138 gene encoding germin-like protein subfamily 3 member 2 has translation MLPKLILSLLLSPLQYCLLTVASDPDPVQDYCIPNPRFNPNIIRTHKLLSSILPCKNASEVTAHDFVFSGMKNFVPNFSDTGLSTISVSPTLFPGLNTLGMSFSRAELDVGGINPPHFHPRATEIAFLVKGSIYSGFVDSSNRVFAKVIQAGEVTVYPRGLVHFQMNVGDKPAMIFGSFNSQNPGIQKIPAAVFGSGIEEELLEKAFGMSSRQIGLMRKRFEPKKAK, from the coding sequence ATGCTTCCAAAACTAATATTGTCCCTGCTGCTTTCACCTCTCCAATATTGCCTTCTGACAGTGGCCTCGGATCCTGATCCAGTCCAAGACTACTGCATCCCAAATCCCAGATTCAATCCCAACATCATAAGGACACACAAGCTGTTATCATCCATTCTCCCTTGTAAGAATGCCTCCGAGGTCACTGCCCACGACTTCGTCTTCTCCGGCATGAAGaactttgtcccgaacttCTCTGACACGGGCCTTTCCACCATCTCTGTCAGCCCGACGCTCTTCCCAGGCCTCAACACGCTTGGGATGTCCTTCTCCCGGGCTGAGCTCGATGTGGGCGGGATCAACCCGCCCCATTTCCACCCCCGGGCCACCGAGATAGCCTTCCTGGTCAAGGGAAGCATCTACTCGGGCTTTGTGGACTCAAGTAACAGGGTGTTCGCGAAAGTGATCCAAGCTGGGGAAGTCACGGTCTATCCCAGAGGGTTGGTGCACTTCCAGATGAATGTTGGGGACAAGCCCGCGATGATCTTCGGTAGCTTCAATAGTCAGAATCCCGGGATACAGAAGATCCCAGCTGCGGTTTTTGGTTCCGGGATAGAGGAAGAGCTGCTGGAGAAGGCTTTTGGGATGAGTTCTAGGCAGATTGggttgatgaggaagaggttTGAACCCAAGAAGGCAAAGTAA
- the LOC116198135 gene encoding uncharacterized protein LOC116198135, whose product MAGAPARRVSAASARAHTRKAKQGGSFTPSGIFKKLVLVASFGILAWAYQALQPPQPKIPGSPGGPPITARRIKLRDGRHLAYKEHGVPRDSAKFKIVTVHGFGGCRHHSLSLSQKVIDDLGVYIVSFDRPGYGESDPDPKRTVRSIALDIEELADQLALGTKFYVVGVSMGGQVVWSSLKHIPHRLAGAALICPVVNHWWSGIPANLSAQVYKELLPQDQWALRVAHYAPTWLTYWWNTQKLFPSSAAIARHPDVFSPADKEILAKRVPPKELMGVPTQQGEYESLHRDLAIGFGTWEFSPVDLESPFPNNEGSVHLWQGDDDRLVPVATQRFIVQKLPWIQYHELAGAGHALSLAEGMPDRIVKALLLGETDG is encoded by the exons ATGGCGGGAGCGCCGGCCCGAAGGGTATCAGCTGCGTCAGCTCGGGCTCACACCCGGAAAGCTAAGCAGGGCGGCTCTTTCACCCCTTCAG GGATTTTCAAGAAGCTAGTGTTGGTTGCATCTTTTGGGATTCTTGCTTGGGCATATCAGGCACTCCAACCACCTCAACCTAAAATTCCCGGTTCTCCTGGCGGACCTCCAATTACAGCACGGAGAATAAAGCTCAGAGATGGAAGACACTTAGCATATAAAGAACATGGCGTGCCAAGAGATAGTGCCAAGTTTAAGATCGTGACTGTTCATGGTTTTGGCGGTTGCAGGCATCACTCACTCTCTTTATCTCAG AAAGTAATTGACGATCTTGGAGTCTACATTGTGTCTTTTGATCGACCTGGTTATGGAGAGAGTGATCCTGACCCAAAACGAACAGTGAGGAGCATTGCGTTAGACATAGAGGAGCTTGCCGATCAGTTGGCTCTAGGAACGAAATTTTATGTGGTTGGTGTGTCCATGGGAGGACAGGTTGTGTGGAGCTCCCTCAAGCACATTCCTCACAG ACTAGCGGGAGCAGCACTGATATGCCCCGTAGTCAATCACTGGTGGTCAGGTATACCTGCAAACTTATCGGCGCAAGTCTACAAGGAATTGCTCCCTCAAGATCAATGGGCCCTACGGGTTGCTCACTATGCCCCCACATGGCTTACCTACTGGTGGAACACCCAGAAATTGTTCCCTTCTTCAGCTGCCATAGCCCGGCACCCTGATGTTTTCTCTCCTGCGGACAAGGAAATTTTAGCTAAGCGTGTCCCCCCGAAGGAACTCATG GGCGTGCCTACGCAGCAAGGAGAGTACGAGTCCCTCCACCGTGACCTGGCGATCGGATTTGGTACGTGGGAATTCAGCCCTGTAGATCTAGAGAGCCCATTCCCGAACAATGAAGGGTCCGTTCACTTGTGGCAAGGAGACGATGACAGGCTTGTCCCTGTAGCCACCCAGCGGTTCATTGTCCAAAAGCTCCCCTGGATTCAATATCACGAGCTTGCTGGTGCAGGGCATGCCTTGTCATTGGCTGAGGGGATGCCCGATCGCATAGTGAAGGCCCTCTTGCTCGGAGAAACTGATGGCTAG